In Rubrivirga marina, the following are encoded in one genomic region:
- a CDS encoding bifunctional riboflavin kinase/FAD synthetase: MTREHGDALTPNPGSVVTTGTFDGVHLGHQAIVRYLVQRAREVGGVPTVVTFDPHPREVLTGHHIPLLTTLDERADALEALGVERFVVVPFSRDLSLLEPEDYVADVLVNGVGMREIVIGYDHRFGRKARGDRALLERLADDLGFTVDVIPEQIEDDVTVSSTEIRRLLAEVGDAERASHLLGRPYRVVGAVVRGDQRGRQIGYPTANVQPAEPRKLVPALGVYAVRATLADGTEAGGMMNVGRRPTFETDGARTIEVHLFDTDLDLYGQRLAVDVLARLRDEQRFDGIDALAAQLGRDAEAARDVLGGAGSGLDGPAS, encoded by the coding sequence ATGACGCGCGAGCACGGCGACGCGCTCACGCCGAACCCCGGCTCGGTCGTCACGACCGGCACGTTCGACGGGGTCCACCTCGGGCACCAGGCCATCGTCCGCTACCTCGTCCAGCGCGCCCGCGAGGTCGGCGGCGTGCCTACGGTCGTCACGTTCGACCCGCACCCCCGCGAGGTTCTGACCGGCCACCACATCCCGCTCCTGACGACGCTCGACGAGCGGGCCGACGCCCTCGAGGCGCTCGGCGTGGAGCGGTTCGTGGTGGTCCCGTTCTCGCGCGACCTCTCGCTCCTCGAGCCCGAGGACTACGTCGCCGACGTGCTGGTGAACGGGGTCGGGATGCGAGAGATCGTGATCGGCTACGACCACCGGTTCGGGCGGAAGGCGCGGGGCGACCGGGCGCTGCTGGAGCGGCTGGCGGACGACCTCGGCTTCACCGTCGACGTGATCCCGGAGCAGATCGAGGACGACGTGACCGTCTCCTCGACCGAGATCCGGCGCCTGCTAGCGGAGGTCGGAGACGCCGAGCGGGCGTCGCACCTGCTGGGCCGGCCGTACCGGGTCGTCGGGGCCGTCGTCCGTGGAGACCAGCGGGGGCGCCAGATCGGGTACCCCACGGCGAACGTCCAGCCGGCCGAGCCGCGCAAGCTCGTCCCGGCCCTCGGCGTCTACGCCGTCCGCGCCACCCTCGCCGACGGCACCGAGGCGGGCGGGATGATGAACGTCGGACGGCGCCCGACCTTCGAAACGGACGGCGCGCGGACGATCGAGGTCCACCTGTTCGACACCGACCTGGACCTCTACGGCCAGCGCCTCGCGGTCGACGTGCTCGCCCGGCTCCGGGACGAGCAGCGGTTCGACGGGATCGACGCGCTGGCGGCCCAACTCGGGCGGGACGCCGAGGCCGCGCGAGACGTGCTCGGCGGGGCGGGATCGGGCCTGGATGGGCCGGCCTCGTGA
- the truB gene encoding tRNA pseudouridine(55) synthase TruB produces MADDLRIVTEAAGLGDPVEPAAILVDKPQGLTSFGVVKKVRWALGVKKVGHAGTLDPMATGLLIVLVGREATRQQDRFMGLPKAYTATVRLGQTTATYDADSEVETETDASRVTDGQIETALGDFRGDILQRPPIYSAIKKGGERLYKKARRGEEVEIEPRPTTVYAFDVLDRRGDDLDVRVECSKGTYVRSLAHDLGQALGVGGHLVALRREAIGPFEAREAFGLDALVEAARGPEALRDA; encoded by the coding sequence GTGGCGGACGACCTCCGCATCGTGACCGAGGCGGCCGGCCTCGGCGACCCCGTCGAGCCGGCCGCGATCCTCGTCGACAAGCCGCAGGGGCTGACGTCGTTCGGCGTCGTCAAGAAGGTCCGCTGGGCGCTCGGCGTCAAGAAAGTGGGCCACGCGGGCACGCTCGACCCGATGGCGACCGGCCTCCTCATCGTCCTCGTCGGGCGCGAGGCGACGCGCCAGCAGGACCGGTTCATGGGCCTGCCCAAGGCCTACACCGCGACCGTCCGCCTCGGGCAGACGACGGCGACGTACGACGCGGACTCCGAGGTGGAGACTGAGACCGACGCGTCGCGCGTCACGGACGGCCAGATCGAGACGGCGCTCGGCGACTTCCGGGGCGACATCCTCCAGCGCCCACCGATCTACTCGGCCATCAAGAAGGGCGGCGAGCGGCTCTACAAAAAGGCCCGTCGTGGCGAGGAGGTCGAGATCGAGCCGCGCCCGACGACGGTCTACGCGTTCGACGTGCTCGATCGCCGGGGCGACGACCTCGACGTCCGCGTCGAGTGCTCGAAGGGGACGTACGTCCGCTCGCTGGCGCACGACCTCGGGCAGGCGCTCGGCGTCGGCGGGCACCTCGTGGCGCTCCGGCGCGAGGCGATCGGGCCGTTCGAGGCGCGCGAGGCGTTCGGCCTCGACGCCCTCGTCGAAGCGGCGCGCGGCCCGGAAGCTCTCCGCGACGCATGA
- the rbfA gene encoding 30S ribosome-binding factor RbfA, whose translation MSIRTDRVGRMIQREVADLLQQDFGETSQSLVTVTGVRMTDDLGTAYVDVSVLGADDRQRKAAIARLDAQSSEIRHALSARIRHQLKRMPELRFFLDDGPQRRARMDELFAQIAADRDESGSEAAGADDEAPSRGEY comes from the coding sequence ATGTCCATTCGCACCGACCGCGTCGGCCGCATGATCCAGCGCGAGGTGGCCGACCTCCTCCAGCAGGACTTCGGCGAGACCAGCCAGTCGCTCGTGACCGTGACCGGCGTCCGCATGACGGACGACCTGGGGACGGCCTACGTCGACGTCTCGGTCCTCGGCGCCGACGACCGCCAGCGGAAGGCGGCCATCGCCCGGCTCGACGCCCAGTCGTCCGAGATCCGCCACGCGCTCTCGGCCCGGATCCGCCACCAGCTCAAGCGGATGCCCGAGCTCCGATTCTTCCTCGACGACGGCCCGCAGCGCCGCGCGCGTATGGACGAGCTGTTCGCCCAGATCGCCGCCGACCGCGACGAGTCCGGCTCGGAGGCCGCCGGGGCCGACGACGAGGCGCCGTCCCGCGGCGAGTACTAG
- the infB gene encoding translation initiation factor IF-2, translating to MPARRRRSDQPKRVQLFKASRELNIATDTIVSALKDRGFELDDKLAAGDPNARLDPEMHDALIEAYSDDADAKARVRERRQQIAAEEADETPEPTPAPVAEAKPEPVAPAEPVIQPPPKPEPVAPAEPVVETAPAPEPAPERAPEPVAETTAPEPAAEAEAEPTATKAEAEPPKTAEPVAEAEGATSAETKAAEAPKAEAATVDASTPEPSEPTAEATEPASGTETAEPTAEAKKVGELDASEPSPEADQGGVVRANRYGLTGTKVLGKIDISGLETGRRRKRKRNNDAAETAPPAPGAKDGGKPTRTKKGKKGRKGVSQDEVQKNVQETLQKASGGGSKRTRQKRRRARRDERAAIREARQQELLEQAQVLRVMEFISTGDLAEAMNVPVNEVISKGFGLGMMVSINQRLDADSITLLADEFDYEVEFMEDVEEELDLGEEDAEEDLVSRPPIVTIMGHVDHGKTSLLDYIRQANVVAGEAGGITQHIGAYQITTDEDKQITFLDTPGHEAFTAMRARGAQVTDLVIVVVAADDEVMPQTIEAINHSRAAEVPMVVAINKIDRPTANPDKIMAQLAEQGVQVEQYGGKVQCELISALNGTNVDSLLEKVQLEADLLELTANPDRYGIGTVVESRLDKGRGVVATVLVQNGTLEEGDAYVVGLTSGRVRAMFNERDERVKVAGPSTPVQVLGLSSAPDVGDRLIVMEEEREAREIASKRQQLIREQTLHQRRHVTLADLSRKIKLEGITNLNIVVKGDVGGSVEALSDALLKLSNEEVAVQIVHSGVGAITESDVMLAVASDAVIIGFQVRPVAGVRAIAEREEIDIQLYSVIYDAIEDVRDALEGLLEPEEKETVTSTVEVRETFKAPKVGTIAGSYVVEGKVGRDDKLRIVRDGVVIYQGVIDTLRRFKDDVKEVAAGYECGITVKNYNDIKVGDQFETFVVTEEKRKLAV from the coding sequence ATGCCCGCCCGTAGACGCCGTTCCGATCAGCCGAAGCGCGTCCAGCTCTTCAAGGCCTCCCGCGAGCTCAACATCGCGACCGACACCATCGTGTCGGCGCTGAAGGACCGTGGGTTCGAGCTCGACGACAAGTTGGCGGCCGGCGACCCGAACGCCCGGCTCGACCCGGAGATGCACGACGCCCTCATCGAGGCGTACTCCGACGACGCCGACGCCAAGGCCCGCGTCCGTGAGCGCCGCCAGCAGATCGCGGCGGAGGAAGCCGACGAGACGCCGGAGCCGACGCCCGCGCCGGTCGCCGAGGCGAAGCCGGAGCCGGTCGCCCCGGCCGAGCCCGTCATCCAGCCGCCGCCGAAGCCGGAGCCGGTCGCGCCCGCCGAGCCCGTCGTCGAGACGGCCCCGGCGCCCGAGCCGGCCCCGGAGCGGGCGCCCGAGCCGGTCGCCGAGACCACGGCGCCCGAGCCGGCCGCCGAAGCGGAGGCCGAGCCCACAGCGACGAAGGCCGAGGCGGAGCCGCCGAAGACCGCCGAGCCGGTCGCCGAGGCCGAGGGGGCGACGTCTGCCGAGACCAAGGCGGCCGAGGCCCCGAAGGCCGAGGCCGCTACGGTTGACGCGTCGACGCCTGAGCCCAGCGAGCCGACGGCCGAGGCGACGGAGCCCGCCTCGGGCACCGAGACGGCCGAGCCGACCGCCGAGGCGAAGAAAGTCGGCGAGCTCGACGCCTCCGAGCCCTCGCCCGAGGCCGACCAGGGCGGCGTCGTCCGCGCCAACCGCTACGGCCTGACGGGCACCAAGGTGCTCGGCAAGATCGACATCTCCGGCCTCGAGACCGGCCGCCGGCGCAAGCGCAAGCGGAACAACGACGCGGCCGAGACCGCCCCTCCGGCGCCGGGCGCCAAGGACGGCGGCAAGCCGACGCGCACCAAGAAGGGCAAGAAGGGGCGCAAGGGCGTCAGCCAGGACGAGGTCCAGAAGAACGTCCAGGAGACGCTCCAGAAGGCGTCCGGCGGCGGCTCCAAGCGGACCCGCCAGAAGCGCCGCCGCGCCCGCCGCGACGAGCGCGCCGCGATCCGCGAGGCCCGCCAGCAGGAGCTGCTCGAGCAGGCCCAGGTCCTCCGGGTCATGGAGTTCATCTCGACGGGCGACCTCGCCGAGGCCATGAACGTGCCCGTCAACGAGGTCATCTCGAAGGGCTTCGGGCTCGGCATGATGGTCTCCATCAACCAGCGCCTCGACGCCGACTCCATCACGCTCCTCGCCGACGAGTTCGACTACGAGGTCGAGTTCATGGAGGACGTGGAGGAAGAGCTCGACCTGGGCGAGGAGGACGCCGAGGAGGACCTCGTCTCCCGCCCGCCGATCGTGACCATCATGGGCCACGTCGACCACGGCAAGACGTCGCTCCTCGACTACATCCGGCAGGCCAACGTGGTCGCGGGCGAGGCCGGCGGCATCACGCAGCACATCGGCGCCTACCAGATCACGACCGACGAGGACAAGCAGATCACGTTCCTCGACACGCCGGGCCACGAGGCGTTCACCGCGATGCGCGCCCGTGGCGCCCAGGTCACCGACCTCGTCATCGTCGTCGTTGCCGCCGACGACGAGGTGATGCCGCAGACGATCGAGGCCATCAACCACAGCCGCGCCGCCGAGGTGCCGATGGTCGTCGCGATCAACAAGATCGACCGGCCGACGGCCAACCCGGACAAGATCATGGCCCAGCTCGCCGAGCAGGGCGTTCAGGTCGAGCAGTACGGGGGCAAGGTCCAGTGCGAGCTGATCTCGGCCCTCAACGGGACGAACGTCGACTCGCTCCTCGAGAAGGTCCAGCTCGAAGCCGACCTCCTCGAGCTCACGGCCAACCCCGACCGCTACGGCATCGGCACGGTCGTCGAGTCCCGCCTGGACAAGGGCCGCGGCGTCGTCGCGACCGTCCTCGTCCAGAACGGCACGCTCGAAGAGGGCGACGCCTACGTCGTCGGCCTCACGTCCGGCCGCGTCCGGGCGATGTTCAACGAGCGCGACGAGCGCGTGAAGGTGGCCGGCCCGTCGACGCCGGTCCAGGTCCTCGGCCTCAGCTCGGCGCCCGACGTGGGCGACCGGCTCATCGTGATGGAGGAGGAGCGCGAGGCGCGCGAGATCGCCTCGAAGCGCCAGCAGCTCATCCGCGAGCAGACGCTCCACCAGCGCCGCCACGTGACGCTGGCCGACCTCAGCCGGAAGATCAAGCTGGAGGGCATCACGAACCTCAACATCGTCGTCAAGGGCGACGTGGGCGGTTCGGTCGAGGCTCTCTCGGACGCGCTCCTCAAGCTGTCGAACGAGGAGGTCGCCGTGCAGATCGTCCACTCGGGCGTCGGCGCGATCACCGAGTCCGACGTGATGCTGGCGGTCGCCTCCGACGCCGTCATCATCGGCTTCCAGGTCCGCCCGGTGGCCGGCGTCCGCGCCATCGCCGAGCGCGAGGAGATCGACATCCAGCTCTACTCCGTCATCTACGACGCCATCGAGGACGTCCGCGACGCGCTCGAGGGGCTCTTGGAGCCGGAGGAGAAGGAGACCGTCACGTCGACCGTCGAGGTCCGCGAGACGTTCAAGGCCCCGAAGGTGGGCACGATCGCCGGCTCGTACGTCGTCGAAGGCAAGGTCGGGCGGGACGACAAGCTCCGGATCGTCCGCGACGGCGTGGTCATCTACCAGGGCGTGATCGACACGCTCCGCCGGTTCAAGGACGACGTCAAGGAGGTCGCCGCTGGCTACGAGTGCGGCATCACGGTCAAGAACTACAACGACATCAAGGTCGGCGACCAGTTCGAGACGTTCGTCGTCACCGAGGAGAAGCGGAAGCTCGCCGTTTAG
- the nusA gene encoding transcription termination factor NusA, with protein sequence MQSTVLVSSFAEIAREKDIDRDTLQVIIEDVFRAMIKKRYGADDPEAFQIIFNPDNGDYQILHVREVVEDYDLEDPVTQIEWADAVAIDEEYDIEDEVAVQIQIEDFGRRAVQAALQTFRQRIRDIEKENIYREYSELIDEIVVGEIYQTRRREVLVLHNKTELVLPRPEQIQKDRYRKGDMLRAVVLDVDRDAGSSPQVIISRVAPVFIERLFELEVPEIYDGIIEIKKIVRLPGERAKMAVISHDDRVDPVGACVGVKGSRIHAVVRELGGENIDVVPWTNDTIEFIKRSLAPAKPIAVELNDDLDPPRARVTVPADEVSMAIGRGGQNIRLASMLTGYELDVYRDIKSDEEDVDIDEFSDAIPPEIIQRLKDIGCDTAKAVLELQPSELARRTELTEEQAQKITWLMEAEFERDPEAEVDAAGARAETLADLATDDATVDADLEATSDDLGADADEVTDDEIVAEGDASSSAADPDDAADDAETFTEADGQEDEPSEAEASEDADEPVTDPPSA encoded by the coding sequence ATGCAAAGCACCGTCCTCGTCTCCTCCTTCGCCGAGATCGCGCGCGAGAAGGACATCGACCGCGACACGCTCCAGGTCATCATCGAGGACGTGTTCCGCGCGATGATCAAGAAGCGCTACGGGGCCGACGACCCCGAGGCGTTCCAGATCATCTTCAACCCCGACAACGGCGACTACCAGATCCTCCACGTCCGCGAGGTGGTCGAGGACTACGACCTCGAGGACCCGGTCACCCAGATCGAGTGGGCCGACGCCGTCGCGATCGACGAGGAGTACGACATCGAGGACGAGGTCGCCGTCCAGATCCAGATCGAGGACTTCGGGCGCCGGGCCGTCCAGGCCGCGCTCCAGACGTTCCGCCAGCGGATCCGCGACATCGAGAAGGAGAACATCTACCGCGAGTACTCCGAGCTCATCGACGAGATCGTCGTCGGCGAGATCTACCAGACGCGCCGCCGCGAGGTGCTCGTGCTCCACAACAAGACGGAGCTCGTGCTGCCCCGGCCGGAGCAGATCCAGAAGGACCGCTACCGGAAGGGCGACATGCTCCGCGCCGTCGTCCTCGACGTCGACCGCGACGCGGGCTCGTCGCCGCAGGTCATCATCAGCCGCGTGGCGCCCGTGTTCATCGAGCGCCTCTTCGAGCTCGAGGTGCCCGAGATCTACGACGGCATCATCGAGATCAAGAAGATCGTCCGGCTCCCCGGCGAGCGCGCCAAGATGGCCGTGATCTCCCACGACGACCGCGTCGACCCCGTCGGGGCCTGCGTCGGCGTCAAGGGCAGCCGCATCCACGCCGTCGTGCGCGAGCTGGGCGGCGAGAACATCGACGTCGTGCCGTGGACGAACGACACGATCGAGTTCATCAAGCGCTCGCTCGCCCCGGCCAAGCCGATCGCCGTGGAGCTCAACGACGACCTCGATCCGCCGCGCGCTCGCGTGACGGTCCCGGCCGACGAGGTCTCAATGGCCATCGGCCGTGGCGGCCAGAACATCCGGCTCGCCTCGATGCTCACCGGCTACGAGCTCGACGTCTATCGCGACATCAAGTCGGACGAGGAGGACGTCGACATCGACGAGTTCTCGGACGCCATCCCGCCGGAGATCATCCAGCGCCTCAAGGACATCGGCTGCGACACGGCCAAGGCCGTGCTCGAGCTCCAGCCCTCGGAGCTCGCGCGCCGGACCGAGCTCACCGAGGAGCAGGCCCAGAAGATCACCTGGCTCATGGAGGCCGAGTTCGAGCGCGACCCCGAGGCGGAGGTCGACGCCGCCGGCGCCCGGGCCGAGACCCTCGCCGACCTCGCCACGGACGACGCGACGGTCGACGCCGACCTGGAGGCCACCTCCGACGACCTCGGCGCCGACGCCGACGAGGTGACCGACGACGAGATCGTCGCCGAGGGCGATGCCTCGTCCAGCGCCGCGGACCCCGACGACGCGGCCGACGACGCCGAGACGTTTACCGAGGCGGACGGACAGGAGGACGAGCCTTCCGAGGCGGAGGCCTCCGAGGACGCCGACGAGCCAGTCACCGACCCCCCCTCCGCCTAA
- the rimP gene encoding ribosome maturation factor RimP: MPAPPPATDALADRVRALAEEAAADTDLFVVGVEVRGFQGSRVVEVFADSEDGAGSDDLASLSRSLSFLLDTEDLVKGRYRLDVSTPGADRPLADRRQYAKHVGRTLAVTFEDGEDQLLTAQGELLSVDADALELDGHTAPIPFDSIREARVTLPW; the protein is encoded by the coding sequence GTGCCCGCCCCGCCCCCCGCCACCGACGCCCTGGCCGACCGCGTCCGCGCGCTCGCCGAGGAGGCCGCCGCCGACACCGACCTGTTCGTGGTCGGCGTCGAGGTTCGGGGCTTCCAGGGCAGCCGGGTGGTCGAGGTCTTCGCCGACAGCGAGGACGGGGCCGGGTCCGACGACCTCGCGTCGCTGAGCCGCTCGCTGTCGTTCCTCCTTGACACCGAGGACCTCGTCAAGGGCCGGTACCGCCTCGACGTCTCGACGCCCGGCGCCGACCGGCCTCTCGCCGACCGTCGCCAGTACGCGAAGCACGTCGGGCGGACGCTGGCGGTCACGTTCGAGGACGGGGAGGACCAGCTCCTGACCGCCCAGGGCGAACTGCTCTCGGTCGACGCCGACGCCCTCGAGCTCGACGGCCACACGGCCCCCATCCCCTTCGACTCCATCCGCGAGGCCCGCGTGACGCTACCCTGGTAG
- a CDS encoding cytochrome c3 family protein → MRGRPESVASVARWGALLGLALAGCAGGGAEAPAFANLGADAEYVGAATCATCHEDIAATYASHGMANSMYRLTAATRVEPALDSAIVDPHTGFEYRVIETPDGLAQEERQVAGDGTEVARLVRPMEWVVGSGDAARTYFARRGDRLVELPLTWYTQDGGRWDFSPGYRASNPRFGRTMPDGCMSCHNAVPERVEGVEDAFVEIPEGIGCERCHGPGSVHVEARLASDGPAEGPDSTIVNPRWLPIDLRLDVCSQCHLHATVDVLRQGEDAFSYRPGRPLSAHEALFAVPGIDEGGEGVAVVSHAARMQASACYQGSIATAAPLECVTCHDPHEGFESRPAGSRSAACLTCHADGLAEAVPVALRREHAKTMGCVTCHMPRVEADDAPHSSFTDHWIRVVRGPVRGVEPEVGRSGVVAPLAARDREGDEGALTEGMAAVALGVRQQRQDPVATGAQFIRIALDRLDAEAWPDARFLLGVALLQAGRADEAVGPLRAAAEAATPATRPQRLETLARALADAGRSQQAEAIFRQAVDAQPRRPETHRELGRFELAQNRAEAGRAALREAVRLDPWDAEAHLLLGIAEAADGGEGTDAWREAVRLDPELAAVVSSGVRVEAGEVEPLWTAQKAFGWPASAPLEPNASVVVYSTSGGALARGTWGDVARRLGSGVVVVSAGGSVRRVAVVRDRAAT, encoded by the coding sequence GTGAGGGGGCGCCCCGAGTCGGTGGCCTCGGTCGCGCGGTGGGGGGCGTTGCTGGGGCTCGCCCTCGCCGGGTGCGCCGGCGGCGGCGCCGAGGCGCCCGCCTTCGCCAACCTCGGGGCCGACGCCGAGTACGTCGGCGCGGCGACCTGCGCGACGTGCCACGAGGACATCGCGGCGACGTACGCCTCGCACGGGATGGCGAACTCGATGTACAGGTTGACGGCCGCGACGCGAGTCGAGCCGGCACTGGACTCGGCGATCGTCGATCCCCACACCGGGTTCGAGTACCGGGTGATCGAAACGCCCGATGGCCTCGCCCAGGAAGAGCGCCAGGTGGCCGGCGACGGCACCGAGGTCGCCCGCCTCGTGCGCCCGATGGAGTGGGTCGTCGGCTCCGGCGACGCGGCGCGGACCTACTTCGCCCGGCGCGGCGACCGCCTCGTCGAGCTCCCCCTCACGTGGTACACCCAGGACGGCGGGCGGTGGGACTTCTCGCCGGGCTACCGCGCGTCGAACCCCCGCTTCGGGCGGACGATGCCGGACGGGTGCATGTCGTGCCACAACGCCGTGCCGGAGCGAGTCGAGGGCGTCGAGGACGCCTTCGTCGAGATCCCGGAGGGCATCGGGTGCGAGCGGTGCCATGGGCCGGGCTCGGTCCACGTCGAGGCCCGGCTCGCCAGCGACGGGCCGGCGGAGGGGCCGGACTCGACGATCGTCAACCCGAGGTGGCTGCCGATCGACCTCCGGCTCGACGTCTGCAGCCAGTGCCACCTCCACGCGACGGTCGACGTGCTCCGCCAGGGCGAGGACGCGTTCTCGTACCGCCCCGGCCGGCCTCTCTCGGCGCACGAGGCGCTGTTCGCCGTCCCGGGCATCGACGAAGGCGGGGAGGGGGTCGCCGTCGTGTCGCACGCCGCGCGGATGCAGGCGAGCGCGTGCTACCAGGGGTCGATCGCGACCGCGGCTCCGCTCGAGTGCGTGACGTGCCACGATCCGCACGAAGGCTTCGAGTCGCGCCCGGCCGGCTCTCGAAGCGCCGCCTGCCTCACGTGCCACGCCGACGGGCTCGCCGAGGCGGTCCCGGTTGCGCTCCGCCGCGAGCACGCCAAGACGATGGGCTGTGTCACCTGCCACATGCCTCGCGTCGAGGCCGACGACGCGCCTCACTCGTCGTTTACGGATCACTGGATCCGCGTCGTCCGCGGGCCGGTCCGTGGCGTCGAGCCGGAGGTCGGGCGCTCCGGCGTCGTGGCGCCGCTGGCGGCCCGGGATCGCGAGGGCGACGAGGGGGCCCTCACGGAAGGGATGGCCGCCGTCGCGCTCGGCGTGCGCCAGCAGCGTCAGGACCCGGTCGCCACTGGCGCGCAGTTTATCCGGATCGCCCTCGACCGACTCGATGCCGAGGCATGGCCCGACGCGCGCTTTTTGCTGGGCGTCGCGCTGTTGCAGGCCGGGCGGGCAGACGAGGCCGTCGGCCCACTCCGCGCCGCGGCCGAGGCGGCGACGCCGGCCACGCGCCCGCAGCGGCTGGAGACACTCGCCCGCGCCCTCGCCGACGCCGGGCGCTCTCAGCAGGCCGAGGCCATCTTTCGTCAGGCCGTCGACGCGCAGCCGCGGCGACCCGAGACGCACCGCGAACTCGGCCGGTTCGAGCTGGCCCAGAACCGCGCCGAGGCGGGCCGGGCGGCCCTCCGCGAAGCCGTCCGCCTCGACCCGTGGGACGCCGAGGCGCACCTTCTCCTGGGAATCGCGGAGGCGGCCGACGGGGGGGAGGGCACAGACGCGTGGCGCGAGGCCGTCCGCCTTGACCCCGAGCTGGCCGCGGTCGTGTCGTCCGGCGTGCGCGTCGAGGCGGGCGAGGTCGAGCCGTTGTGGACGGCACAGAAGGCGTTCGGCTGGCCGGCCTCGGCCCCGCTCGAACCAAACGCGTCGGTCGTCGTCTACTCCACCTCGGGCGGTGCGCTCGCGCGTGGGACCTGGGGCGACGTCGCGCGGCGGCTGGGCTCCGGCGTGGTCGTCGTCTCGGCCGGCGGGAGCGTCCGGCGGGTGGCCGTCGTGCGCGATCGGGCCGCGACATAA
- the nadB gene encoding L-aspartate oxidase, which produces MRDRYDFLVIGSGVAGLSFALRAAAHGTVCVVTKKESAESNTNYAQGGIAAVMDPDDDVEDHVQDTLVAGAGLCHEDVVRMVVEEGPERIRDLIDLGAQFDRDPDGDLHLGREGGHSADRIVHAEDMTGREVERALLTAVRRSANITVLEYHYAVNLLTEHQLGEETAPGDDLHCFGAYVLDSQTGVVHTVLAKATLLAAGGAGQVYQHTTNPTVATGDGIAMAYRARAVVANMEFIQFHPTSLYLPGADFDGRSFLITEAVRGDGGLLTNLAGERFMPAYDEREELAPRDVVARAIDDQMKKRGDDHVWLDISHKDSDAILAHFPNIQETLLEHGLDMTAGPIPVVPAAHYTCGGVVVDKEGRTSIGGLFGCGEVTCSGLHGANRLASNSILEALVYAHRAVGPARAYAEAAAHEDRIPDWDESNTENPSEWILVSHNREELRRVMQSYVGIVRSEHRLARAARRIDLIYRETEDFYQRTRISAELCELRNLAAIAHLIISCAQSRHESRGLHTMADFPETDPAQRHDTLVNAPAVSVDVSA; this is translated from the coding sequence ATGCGGGATCGCTACGACTTCCTCGTCATCGGCTCCGGCGTCGCCGGGCTCTCGTTCGCCCTCCGCGCCGCCGCCCACGGAACGGTGTGCGTGGTGACGAAGAAGGAGTCGGCCGAGAGCAACACGAACTACGCCCAGGGCGGCATCGCGGCCGTCATGGACCCCGACGACGACGTCGAGGACCACGTCCAGGACACGCTCGTCGCCGGCGCCGGGCTCTGCCACGAGGACGTCGTGCGGATGGTGGTCGAAGAAGGGCCGGAGCGGATCCGCGACCTCATCGACCTCGGTGCCCAGTTCGACCGGGACCCCGACGGCGACCTTCATCTGGGACGGGAGGGAGGGCACTCTGCGGATCGGATCGTCCACGCGGAGGACATGACGGGCCGCGAGGTCGAGCGGGCCCTCCTCACGGCCGTGCGTCGGAGCGCGAACATCACGGTCCTCGAGTACCACTACGCCGTCAACCTCCTCACCGAGCACCAGCTCGGCGAAGAGACGGCGCCGGGCGACGACCTCCACTGCTTCGGCGCGTACGTGCTCGACAGCCAGACGGGCGTCGTCCACACGGTCCTGGCGAAGGCGACGCTCCTGGCGGCCGGCGGGGCGGGGCAGGTCTACCAACACACGACGAACCCGACCGTCGCGACCGGCGACGGGATCGCGATGGCGTACCGGGCGCGGGCCGTCGTCGCGAACATGGAGTTCATCCAGTTCCACCCGACGAGCCTCTACCTGCCCGGCGCCGACTTCGACGGGCGGAGCTTCCTCATCACCGAGGCCGTCCGCGGCGACGGCGGGCTCCTGACGAACCTGGCCGGCGAGCGGTTCATGCCGGCCTACGACGAGCGCGAGGAGCTCGCGCCCCGCGACGTCGTCGCCCGCGCCATCGACGACCAGATGAAGAAGCGCGGCGACGACCACGTCTGGCTCGACATCTCGCACAAGGACTCGGACGCGATCCTCGCCCACTTCCCGAACATCCAGGAGACGCTGCTGGAGCACGGCCTCGACATGACGGCCGGCCCGATCCCCGTCGTCCCGGCCGCGCACTACACGTGCGGCGGTGTCGTGGTCGACAAGGAGGGGCGGACGTCGATCGGCGGGCTCTTCGGGTGCGGCGAGGTCACGTGCTCGGGCCTCCACGGGGCCAACCGGCTCGCGTCGAACTCCATCCTCGAGGCGCTCGTCTACGCCCATCGCGCCGTCGGCCCGGCCCGCGCCTACGCCGAGGCGGCCGCGCACGAGGACCGGATCCCGGACTGGGACGAGTCGAACACGGAGAACCCGAGCGAGTGGATCCTCGTGTCGCACAACCGCGAGGAGCTCCGGCGCGTGATGCAGAGCTACGTCGGCATCGTGCGGAGCGAGCACCGGCTCGCGCGGGCGGCCCGGCGGATCGACCTGATCTACCGCGAGACCGAGGACTTCTACCAGCGGACGCGGATCTCGGCCGAGCTCTGCGAGCTCCGCAACCTCGCGGCCATCGCGCACCTCATCATCTCGTGCGCCCAGAGCCGGCACGAGAGCCGCGGGCTCCACACGATGGCCGACTTCCCCGAGACCGACCCGGCCCAGCGGCACGACACGCTCGTCAACGCGCCGGCCGTCTCGGTCGACGTCTCCGCGTGA